TTGGCCTTATCCGAAACAGGATATACCCTGCTGATAAGGGGTCCGGGGCAGTCACGACATTGTCTCTTGCTGATGGGTTCATTGAAGTGGGTGCTGAGACTGAATTTATTGAAGCGGGAACTGAAGTCGAGGTGACCATGTTTGATGGGAGTCGTACTCCTGACCTTTTGCTTGCCGGTGGAACCTGTCCTGGCCTGCTTATTCTTGAAGAATTGACTGGTATGGAATTCAGGATACTCAACCGATCCTCATCCGGTGGATTCAGTTCAGTTGCCTCCAAAACCGCAGATATCGGCTGTGTCAATATGCTCTCCAAATCAGGGGAATATAATGTTGAGATGATGAAGGATATGGGCCTTGAGAATGCAGTTCTTGTCAAGGGCTATAAACGTGATCAGGGTCTGATCACAGGGCAGAATACCGGAATTTGCCAAATTGAGGATCTTCAAGGCAGAAGGCTGATCAACCGTAACAGAGGTTCAGGCACAAGGGCATTTTTTGATATGCAACTTGGAAGGTTTGCACGGGATAGAAACATGGATTTTTCTGAACTGACTGCTTCTATTAAAGGATATGATTCAGGTGCAAAGAGTGTGCTTGAGGTATGCAATACCATTACCAGAAACTTTGCAGATGCAGGCTTTGGAATACGGGCTGCTGCAGAGGAGAATGGCCTGGGGTATGTATCTATTGGAGAAGAGGATTTTGATTTTATTATACCAGAAGATCTTCTGGACGTACCTGAAGTAAGGAGATTTATTGAATGTCTTTCATCAGAATCATTTGCAAATAGACTTCCTGATGGCCTGCGTGTACACTCTCGAACAGGTGAAGTTGTGAATCCTGAATGAGACTATTCAGCCATAAATTTTATAACTTGCTGTATATATTATTAGCAAACTGTATAAGTCAGGTGAGATTATTTTTAGCATTAAAGGTTGTGACGGATTTAGATGAGCATTCATGATGAGATTAAAGCGGTGGAAGATGAGATCAGGGATACACCCTACAATAAGGCAACCTCCCACCATATAGGCAAACTGAAGGCAAAGCTTGCACGCCTGAGAGATGAACTTGAGAAGCGTGCGTCTTCAAAATCTGGTGGCGAGGGTTACTCGGTAAAAAAATCCGGAGATTCTACAGTGGCCCTTGTAGGTTTTCCTTCAGTTGGTAAATCCACTCTGCTCAACAAGCTTACAGGTGCCAATTCAGAGGTGGGTGCATATGAGTTTACAACGCTGGATGTGATACCTGGTATACTTGAACATAAACACGCAACAATACAGATACTGGATGTTCCTGGTCTTGTCAGAGGTGCTGCCAGTGGCAGAGGCCGTGGAAAGGAGGTAATTTCTGTTGTCAGGAATTCTGACCTTGTTGTTTTCCTGCTGGATATTTTCCAGCTGCACCACAGGGATGTCCTGTTAAAGGAACTGTATGATGCAGGCATCAGAGTTGATGAGAAAGCACCTGACGTTGTCATAAAGAAGGCTGACAGGGGTGGTATATCAATTAACAGTACCGTTGACCTTGATATGTCTGAAGACCTGATAAAGGATATCATGGGCGAGTATAAGATTCATAATGGACATGTACTGATCAGGGACAAGATAACAGTTGATCAGCTCATTGATTCAGTTATGGATAATCGTGTTTATATCCCCTCCATCACAGTGGTCAACAAGGTGGATATGGCAGACAGGATGATTGTGGAGGATGCCAGGAACGAATATCCTGAATCTATCCTGATATCTGCTGAGAGTGAGACCAATCTTGGACAGGTCAAGGATGCAATATTTCGTTCCCTGGATTTTGTAAGGGTATATCTAAAACCACAGGGAGAACCTGCAGATATGGATGAGCCGCTTATTATCAGCCGTGGATCTACTGTGGGGGATGTCTGTGATAAGCTGCACCGCGATTTCAGGGATAAGTTCAGATATTCACAGGTATGGGGAGATTCTGCAAAACACCCAGGCCAGCGTGCAGGACTTGACCATCAGTTGTATGATGAAGATATACTGACCCTGATCATCCAGAAATGAATCCTTCAGGACCACCTTTTTGTAACACAGGCCCTGCCATTAAAAAAATCCTCTTCTTGCATTCATATTGGTGCAAATGCAAGAAATAAACTATAAGTATTAGTATATTCATCTGACACAGAAGCAGTCCCGTAGGGTAGTGGTCAATCCTTCCGGCCTTTGGAGCCGAAGACCGTGGTTCGAATCCGCGCGGGACTATTACCTTTTTGTGCATAGTCCCAAACCCCATCTGCATGATATGGAGGGTAAGGGACTATGAAAATCAGAAAGAAGGACGTTGATGACGTCCATTTTTTCGATAATTCTTTCAAAAGAGCAGTTGAACTGTTCAAAGAAACTGACCGTGCGGCAAACGTTGAACTGATGAACAAATTCATTGCATCTTGTAGACGTTCAGGAATTCGCAAATCTACAGTGCTATCATACGTCAATATAGGGAAACGATTGGTCGAAGTGATGGATGAGGTTGGTCTGGAGAAAGACATACATGAGATTGATCAATACGATTTTGATACTGTTTTGTTATACTTGGAAGATGAAATCAAATTGAAGCAGGGTACTATCCGGAACTATAAAAAATTTATTAAAAAGTATTTTGGATGGT
Above is a genomic segment from Methanosalsum zhilinae DSM 4017 containing:
- a CDS encoding OBG GTPase family GTP-binding protein — protein: MSIHDEIKAVEDEIRDTPYNKATSHHIGKLKAKLARLRDELEKRASSKSGGEGYSVKKSGDSTVALVGFPSVGKSTLLNKLTGANSEVGAYEFTTLDVIPGILEHKHATIQILDVPGLVRGAASGRGRGKEVISVVRNSDLVVFLLDIFQLHHRDVLLKELYDAGIRVDEKAPDVVIKKADRGGISINSTVDLDMSEDLIKDIMGEYKIHNGHVLIRDKITVDQLIDSVMDNRVYIPSITVVNKVDMADRMIVEDARNEYPESILISAESETNLGQVKDAIFRSLDFVRVYLKPQGEPADMDEPLIISRGSTVGDVCDKLHRDFRDKFRYSQVWGDSAKHPGQRAGLDHQLYDEDILTLIIQK